One segment of Triticum aestivum cultivar Chinese Spring chromosome 2A, IWGSC CS RefSeq v2.1, whole genome shotgun sequence DNA contains the following:
- the LOC123189978 gene encoding serine/threonine-protein kinase D6PKL1 has protein sequence MEIVDKIAEPEDPLVVTARKVQSLEPPLPIPIKASWKGKTSQQQDEKDLPDDGEESFQSVDSSDEGGRSSFSGASHPLEPIDMDLMKTVYVAIDEEKPEPPVCMVRGLSAKGPFMDDLSLRVTGLKANAVVCAGSGEGLPEERKVSGAAVASLATARSSQATETVSLPPDSEEKDCVWDASLPPSGNVSPHSSIDSMGVVTAMSIASNRSNNTYKSEAIATGTMLTVERNFGSVKSSVRGDSLESAKTSMSRASDSSGVSDDSSWSHITGGTSKPHKGNDPRGKAIHAVRIRDGVLGMSHFRLLKRLGCGDIGSVYLSELSGTRCYFAMKVMDKASLASRKKLNRAQTEREILQLLDHPFLPTLYTHFETDRFSCLVMEFCPGGDLHTLRQKQPGKYFSEYAARFYAAEVLLAIEYLHMLGVVYRDLKPENVLVRDDGHIMLSDFDLSLRCAVSPTLIRTSAFDSDPRRAGGSFCVQPTCMEPTSACIQPACFMPKLFGQKSKKKTKKTRSDLGQSAINLPELLAEPTSARSMSFVGTHEYLAPEIIKGEGHGSAVDWWTFGIFLHELLYGKTPFKGSGNRATLFNVVGQQLKFPESPSTSYAGRDLIRGLLAKEPQQRLGVKRGATEIKQHPFFEGVNWALIRCSTPPEVPRPVEAELPVKYGVSEAVASTNKRVVGADAKSGGKYLDFEFF, from the exons ATGGAGATAGTGGATAAGATTGCGGAGCCTGAAGACCCTTTGGTGGTCACTGCTCGGAAGGTGCAGAGCCTGGAGCCGCCACTGCCGATTCCGATAAAGGCGTCATGGAAAGGGAAGACCTCCCAGCAGCAGGATGAGAAGGATCTGCCAGATGATGGCGAGGAGAGCTTCCAGAGCGTGGATTCCTCGGATGAGGGTGGCCGGAGTTCTTTCTCTGGGGCCAGTCACCCCCTCGAGCCAATTGATATGGATCTTATGAAGACGGTGTATGTCGCAATTGATGAGGAGAAGCCTGAGCCGCCGGTGTGTATGGTGCGAGGACTATCAGCGAAAGGGCCATTCATGGATGACCTCTCGCTCCGTGTCACAGGCCTGAAGGCAAATGCAGTAGTCTGTGCAGGCAGTGGTGAAGGCTTGCCCGAGGAGAGGAAGGTGTCTGGTGCTGCAGTGGCGTCGTTGGCCACGGCGCGCTCGTCACAGGCTACGGAAACTGTGTCCTTGCCTCCAGATTCGGAGGAGAAAGACTGTGTCTGGGATGCATCGCTCCCTCCCAGCGGCAATGTCAGCCCTCACAGCAGCATTGACAGCATGGGGGTGGTCACTGCCATGAGCATCGCGAGCAACCGCAGTAATAACACATACAAAAGTGAAGCCATAGCTACTGGAACCATGCTTACTGTAGAGAGGAACTTTGGAAGTGTAAAGAGTAGTGTTCGAGGTGACTCTTTAGAAAGTGCAAAAACAAGCATGAGCCGAGCAAGTGACAGCAGTGGTGTTAGCGACGATAGCAGCTGGAGCCATATCACTGGAGGTACCAGTAAGCCTCATAAGGGGAATGATCCCAGAGGAAAGGCGATTCATGCTGTGCGGATTCGAGATGGCGTGCTTGGGATGAGCCACTTTAGACTGCTCAAGCGTCTAGGCTGTGGTGACATTGGCAGCGTATACCTCTCAGAGTTGAGTGGGACTAGGTGCTACTTTGCAATGAAAGTAATGGACAAGGCATCCTTGGCCAGCAGGAAGAAGTTGAATAGGGCTCAAACTGAGAGGGAGATTCTACAGCTTCTGGATCATCCATTCCTACCAACTCTGTATACACATTTTGAGACTGATAGGTTCTCGTGTCTGGTCATGGAATTTTGTCCGGGTGGCGACTTGCACACTCTGCGACAGAAACAGCCAGGAAAATATTTCTCCGAGTATGCAGCAAG GTTTTATGCTGCAGAAGTTCTTCTAGCTATTGAGTATCTGCACATGCTGGGAGTCGTTTACAGGGACCTGAAGCCAGAAAATGTTCTGGTGCGTGATGATGGCCACATAATGCTTTCAGATTTCGACCTCTCCCTGAGATGTGCAGTGTCACCTACACTAATCAGGACATCGGCCTTTGATTCTGATCCCAGAAGGGCGGGTGGTTCATTCTGTGTGCAACCTACTTGCATGGAGCCTACTTCAGCCTGTATTCAGCCAGCTTGTTTCATGCCCAAATTGTTTGGTCAGAAGAGCAAGAAAAAGACCAAAAAGACAAGGTCTGACCTTGGACAGAGTGCCATCAACCTGCCCGAGCTCCTCGCAGAACCAACATCAGCTCGATCCATGTCATTCGTTGGGACTCACGAGTACTTGGCCCCAGAAATCATCAAAGGCGAAGGCCATGGAAGTGCGGTCGACTGGTGGACCTTTGGTATCTTCTTGCACGAGCTTCTATACGGCAAGACACCATTCAAGGGGTCAGGCAACCGCGCCACGCTGTTCAACGTGGTCGGTCAGCAGCTGAAGTTCCCCGAGTCGCCGTCGACGAGCTACGCCGGCAGGGACCTCATCAGGGGGCTCCTGGCCAAGGAGCCGCAGCAGCGCCTCGGCGTGAAGAGGGGCGCGACGGAGATCAAGCAGCACCCCTTCTTCGAGGGCGTGAACTGGGCCCTGATCCGATGCAGCACGCCCCCCGAGGTCCCAAGGCCCGTCGAGGCCGAGCTGCCGGTGAAGTACGGGGTGTCGGAGGCGGTCGCGAGCACCAACAAGAGGGTGGTCGGCGCGGACGCCAAGTCCGGCGGGAAGTACCTTGACTTTGAGTTCTTTTAG